The genome window CCGGGAAGTCTGGGAAAAATGGCGTTGAACTTGAAACATCCAACTCCACAGCTCATTTCAACGGAAGATTACTTCAAAAGCTTTGATCCTTACTTATTTCAAAATCATTTAATAGTCAAATAATATATTATGAAAGCAAAACATACCTTAATAGCACTGCTAGGCTTCACAGCTGTTTTTGCCGAGGCACAGGCGCAATTGAAGACAGGCGCGAACAGCTTTTTTATATCGCCGGGAACAACCGTGACCGTTAGCTCTTTGTCACTGACGCCAACCGAAGCTACGAACCTGAACAACAATGAAATAACACATTCGGATGTGGCAATTGCTGGTAAGCCAACCGGCAGCATTAATCGCGTTTACAATCTGGCCAGCCCACTTACTTTTAAAGGAAAAGTGCTGATCGCATATCTTGAATCAGAATTGAATGGTAACAATGAAAATGTGCTGCAAATCGCGCATGCAGGACCAGATCACATTTACACGATCCCGACGAACAAAAGCACACCCGACCCAATTTTGAACAATGTTTCCGAATCAGGAGACTGGACGAACATCAGCACCCTCACTGCAACAGAATCCGGCAGCGGGCTGCCTGTTACATTGGTGGACTTCGTTGCCGCACAAAAGGAAAATGATGTTGTTCTTACTTGGAGCACTTCGTTTGAAGCCAATAGCGATTTCTTTGAAATTCAGCATAGCACAGATGGGAAGAACTGGCTCGTACTCGGAGACGTAAATTCAAACGGAGACAGCAAAATAGAACGCACTTACTCCTACGTACATGAGCGACCGTTAGCAGCTGTGCATTATTACCGCTTGCGTATGGTAGACAATGATGGAAAATTTGCATTCAGCAGAATCCGGAATATTCGGGTGGCAAATAATTTCGCTGTTGCATTCCATCCAAACCCAGTAGCAGATTGGCTTACCATTGAAATGCCGGATGCACGTCAACCAGAAAATGTAAAAATTGTAAGTAAATCCGGCAGTGTTGTGTACGAAGCCAATAAGAGTGAACTACAAAAGCTGCCTGATGGTGCAATCAATTTGAAACAGCTTACAGCAGGCATTTACGTTATACAGGTCCGTGAGCAGGATGGAACATTACATTCTTCTAAATTGATCAAAAACTGATTGCTATGATCAAAAATCCCTATTCATGCGCTTGTATGATTTTATAAAGTGAATCTTTCTCTACCACGACGGCGTAGCTTAGTGACCAATGTGTCCTGGCTGCGTCGTTTTTTTGTTTCCAACTAGTGTGTTACCTGTTTAAAGCCACAGCTAATAAAGTCAATTCATGCCAAAACAATCCCTGTCAACAGCTTATGTAAAATTTTTCAGATATTTTTAGTGTCAAATATTTGATATTTAAAATAACAATATTATTTTTACATCAAGGTTACACTTCATCAGCAAAAATTATGAAACGGGTCCACATCGACAACAACCATTGGAATACACTGGCCAGCATCAGGCATCACATGTATGAATATCTCCTGGTATTTTCTTGTGATAAGGTGACGGAAGCATTGCTTCATAATGTGAAGCGTTATTTTGAGGAAAATTATGGGTGCGCCTATGCTGCGAACCTGGTGCCGCACCTTACGCTCTTCAAATGTACGATTCATGAAAACAAAGTGGATCGCATTATCCAGGGATTCGAGAAAGTGGCCCGCCATACATCTCCATTGTCCATTTCGCTGACGCAATTCAAGAAGTACGAATACGGCAAATTTTATGTTGATCTGGAAACAACGGCGTCCGATCAGGTGCTTGATCTGACTAAAAAGTTAAAATCAGAAATAGGCCGGCACGTGCGGCAATGGGCGCCCGGCGAAAATCATTTTTGTGAGGATCCGCATTTCACCATTGCAAGGAATATGAGCGCCTTGCAAACCGCCAAGGCAGCCATAGATTGGCTTTATCGCGAGTTCCTGGCATCATTTCAAGCCAGCGAAATGGTTCTCCTTAGGAGATCACTGGTTACAGGCTCTAAATACGAGCAAATCGCAAACTTCCCACTTCTTGGAGTTCCAGGAGGCAGTTATACACAAGGTTCACTGTTTTGAATGGTTAGGTTCATGGCGTGCGGGTGTCACGTCATGAACAACATTCAATAGTTAGCGTAAACAAAATACCAGGACTAGCCGCATATATGGGGTAACAACCTGTGTGGAGTAACAAAATTCATTAGTAGGCGGCTCAGCAATGAGTAAATGTTTAAATTGCGTAAGGACGACAGTATAATTAAGGCTGTTGATCCCGCAAAACCTGAACCAGCTACGTTTATGAAATTACGTCTCCTACTTAATTTGTCTCTCCTCAGCATATGTGCTTTTGCAGCAAATGGTCAGTCTTTTAACAACTTTCCGGTTACCACGCAAAAACCTCCTTTGCATGCCAAGCACTGGATCGGCATTACCGGAAAACCGCTGGCGGCTACGGCGGGAGCGATGATTTTTAGTAAAGGCGGAAATGCGATTGACGCTTCCTGCGCAATGCTGGCAGCAACCTGCACCATGTGGGATGTGCTGAGCTGGGGCGGTGAAACGCAGGCGCTGATCTACAATCCAAAAACGAAAAAAGTAATCGCAATCAATGCGATGGGTGTTGCTCCGACCGGGGCAACCGCTGATTTTTTCAAAAACAAGGGCATGAAATACCCACCGGAATATGGGCCATTGGCGGCAACAACGCCGGGAACGGCTGGTGGTTTAATGACGATGCTGGCAGAATATGGTTCAATGTCCCTGAAAGAAGTGCTCTCACCAGCAATGCAACTGGCGGAAGGATATCCCATCGAAGCACAGACTGCCAATGCGATCGAAAGAGATAAGGCCGAAATAAAAAAGTGGCCATATTCCGCCAAAGTGTTTCTGCCACATCTCGGTTCAAAACGGGAGGCGCCGGACGCGGGTGAAATATTTGTTCAGAAAGACTTGCTGGCGACATTGCAAAAACTGGTTGACACAGAACAGGAAGCATTAAAAAAGGGTAAGAGCCGGAAAGAAGCGATCTATGCAGCTTACGACCGTTTTTATAAAGGTGACATTGCCAAAGAAATCGCCAGAGGTACGCAGGAACAAGGCGGCCTGATCACAGAACAGGACATGGCCAATTGGAAAGTCAAGATCGAGGAACCGCTGATGACTTCTTACAGAGGGATCGATGTCTATAAAATGCAGCAATGGACGCAGGGCCCTGTGTTGTTGCAGACTTTGAATATGCTGGAAAACTTCGATCTGAAAAGTATGGGCTACAACTCATCGCGATACGTGCACACGTTGTATCAGACCATGAACCTGGCTTTTGCCGACCGGGACTTTTACTATGGTGATCCGGCTTTTGCACCTGAGGAACCGATGAAAGGTTTGCTTTCGAAAGAATATGCCAAGGAAAGAATTAAGCAGATCAATTGGGAAACGAATGATGCAAAGGCACTTCCCGGAGATCCGTATCCATTCGAGGGAAAGAAAAATCCTTATGCAGATCAAATTAAGTCATGGGGAAATTTCCATGCTTCGCTTAACCGTAACGCGAACGGATTAAGTAAAGAATATATGGATGAGTTCACAGCGGGGACGACATCTGTGGAAGCAGCCGATGAAGAAGGCTGGGTGGTAAGCATTACGCCCAGTGGCGGATGGGTGCCTGCCTGCATTGCAGGCAATACAGGTGTGGGATTGAGCCAGCGTATGCAATCATTCGTTCTGGATGCGAATGAAAACCCGTTCAATGTTGTAGAGCCGGGCAAACGGCCGCGGGTTACCTTGACGCCAAGCCTTGCGCTGAAAGATGGAAAGCCATTTTTGTCATTTGCAAAACAAGCCGGGGATGAACAGGACCAGTTGCTGCTGCAATTCTTTCTGAATATGGTGGAGTTTGGCATGACGGTGCAGGAGGCTACGGAAGCACCCAGCTTTAAGACCTTGCAAATGTATGCAAGCTTTGGAGCACATGAAAAAGAGCCGGGCGGGCTTATACTCAACCAAGCCATGCCCGATTGGTCCCGAAAAGAACTTACCAGAATGGGTTACAAGCTTTACTTTCAGCCGAGAACAAGCGGACCGATCAATGCGATCTATTTTGACTGGCAACATAAAACCTTCTGGGGCGGATCCAGCAACCACGGGGAAGATTATGGCATTGGCTGGTGATCCCTATTAAAAATCGGGATCATACCAACCGGCACAGCGGGTTGCCATTTCCTGTTGAGCATTTTTTTAAACAAAGCGCAATCAATATCTTTGAAATAAACCGATACGTATGTTTTCCGCTGCTGACTTAAAGAAACATAACACTTCATTGTCCACTGAAATTCTTGCAGGAGTGTCGTCGTTTCTGGCCACAGCGTATATTATCGTAGTCAACCCATCCATATTAAGCCAAACGGGTATGCCATTTTCGGCAGTGCTGACGGCCACAATTCTGGTTGCTTTTTTCAGCAGCTTAATGATGGGTTTGTATGCAAATAATCCGATCCTGGTTGCGCCGGGAATGGGGTTGAATGCATTTTTTACATTCACAGCAGTCTTTACCGAGAAACTGAGCTGGCAAGTTGCGCTGGGGACTGTGTTCTGGTCGGGTATTTTTTTCCTGTTG of Dyadobacter chenhuakuii contains these proteins:
- a CDS encoding T9SS type A sorting domain-containing protein, whose amino-acid sequence is MKAKHTLIALLGFTAVFAEAQAQLKTGANSFFISPGTTVTVSSLSLTPTEATNLNNNEITHSDVAIAGKPTGSINRVYNLASPLTFKGKVLIAYLESELNGNNENVLQIAHAGPDHIYTIPTNKSTPDPILNNVSESGDWTNISTLTATESGSGLPVTLVDFVAAQKENDVVLTWSTSFEANSDFFEIQHSTDGKNWLVLGDVNSNGDSKIERTYSYVHERPLAAVHYYRLRMVDNDGKFAFSRIRNIRVANNFAVAFHPNPVADWLTIEMPDARQPENVKIVSKSGSVVYEANKSELQKLPDGAINLKQLTAGIYVIQVREQDGTLHSSKLIKN
- a CDS encoding 2'-5' RNA ligase family protein, translating into MKRVHIDNNHWNTLASIRHHMYEYLLVFSCDKVTEALLHNVKRYFEENYGCAYAANLVPHLTLFKCTIHENKVDRIIQGFEKVARHTSPLSISLTQFKKYEYGKFYVDLETTASDQVLDLTKKLKSEIGRHVRQWAPGENHFCEDPHFTIARNMSALQTAKAAIDWLYREFLASFQASEMVLLRRSLVTGSKYEQIANFPLLGVPGGSYTQGSLF
- a CDS encoding gamma-glutamyltransferase family protein, with amino-acid sequence MKLRLLLNLSLLSICAFAANGQSFNNFPVTTQKPPLHAKHWIGITGKPLAATAGAMIFSKGGNAIDASCAMLAATCTMWDVLSWGGETQALIYNPKTKKVIAINAMGVAPTGATADFFKNKGMKYPPEYGPLAATTPGTAGGLMTMLAEYGSMSLKEVLSPAMQLAEGYPIEAQTANAIERDKAEIKKWPYSAKVFLPHLGSKREAPDAGEIFVQKDLLATLQKLVDTEQEALKKGKSRKEAIYAAYDRFYKGDIAKEIARGTQEQGGLITEQDMANWKVKIEEPLMTSYRGIDVYKMQQWTQGPVLLQTLNMLENFDLKSMGYNSSRYVHTLYQTMNLAFADRDFYYGDPAFAPEEPMKGLLSKEYAKERIKQINWETNDAKALPGDPYPFEGKKNPYADQIKSWGNFHASLNRNANGLSKEYMDEFTAGTTSVEAADEEGWVVSITPSGGWVPACIAGNTGVGLSQRMQSFVLDANENPFNVVEPGKRPRVTLTPSLALKDGKPFLSFAKQAGDEQDQLLLQFFLNMVEFGMTVQEATEAPSFKTLQMYASFGAHEKEPGGLILNQAMPDWSRKELTRMGYKLYFQPRTSGPINAIYFDWQHKTFWGGSSNHGEDYGIGW